In the Longimicrobiaceae bacterium genome, CCGCTGGCTCGCCCCCGGCGTGGGGATCCACGACTTCCGGGAGAGCCACCTGGACGTGCCGGAGGTCAACCTGCGCATGGGCGCCCGGTTCCTCCGCGACCAGCTCCGCCGCTACGACGGCGCGCGCGACCTGGCGCTGGCCGCCTACAACGCCGGGCCGAGCCGTGCGGACCGCTGGCGGCGCGAGCTGGGGTACGGGGGGGACGTGGACCGCTTCCGCGAGCGGATCCCCTTCGCCGAGACCCGCCACTACGTGCAGGTGGTGCTCCGCAACGAGGCCGTGTACCGCCGCCTCTACGGCCGCGACCGCTCCCCGGGGCTCGTCGGCGGCGACTGACCGTCGGCGTCCCTCTCCGGCCGGCGTCGGTTGACCTCGCCGGCCTCCGGTTGTAAACTGGCCCACGGCCTTCCCGATCCACTGCCTCACCGGCCCGGGAGGGCCGGACCCGGACCGCCCGCCCGCCGCGGGGACCGCCGCGTCCCCGCCGTGCCCACCGCTCCGAGCCCGCGAACGCAGCACCAGCTGTCATGCCAGCTCCACGAATCCTGCTCCTCGTTCCGCTCGCCGCCGGGCTCGCGCTCGGTCCGGCCGTGGCAGAAGCACAGACGCTGCGCGGGTCCCGGACCTCCGTGGACCGGGCGTACCGCAAGGCGCACGACCACGAGCTGACCTTCTTCACCACCGGCTCCGGCGTACGCTCCGCGGTGAGCGCCGGCCGGCTGGTGCGCCTGCAGGGCGACGCCAACTACCGCCTTCACGAGGTCAGCTACCCGTACGCGCTCCCCGCCACGGCCACCTTCGTCACCCGCCTCGCGGCCCAGTACCGCGCCCAGTGCGGCGAGAAGATGGTGGTGACCAGCGCCACGCGACCCAAGTCGTTCCGCCTCAGCAACAGCGTGGACCGGTCGGTGCACCCCGCCGGGATGGCGGTGGACATCCGCAGGCCGGCCAGCGCCCGGTGCGGTGCCTGGCTCCGGGAGACGCTCCTCTTCCTCGAGGGAAAGGGAGTGATCGACGCAACCGAGGAGCGCAACCCGCCGCACTTCCACGTGGTGGTGTTCCCGGAGCCGTACCTGCGCTACGCCGGGGGCGCGTCCGCCGCGCAGCCGAAGTCGGCGAAGGCGGGAGCCCCGGCGAAGCGCACCGGTGCCGCCGCGCAGCCGAAGGCCTCCGCGCGCACCCACAAGGTCCGCCGGGGGGAGACGCTCTGGGACATCGCCCGCCGCCACGGAACCAGCGTGGACCGGATCAAGAAGGAGAACGAAATAAGCTCCTCCCGCATCCTCGCCGGCCAGGTCCTGCAGATCCCCCTGGACTGAGCGGCGCCGTCCGCGCTCTCCCCCGAGGCCCCGGGCGTCCCCCGGGGCCTCCGCGTTTCTGTCCCCCGCCGGGGACAGGACGGAGGCCCGGAGAATTCCCGCGAATCACACAAACCCTTGTACGCCAACACCTTGCAATCGCGGCGCAGGCGGTTCCGCGAGTGGCACCGCTGTTGCCCCTCCCGGGAGCGTTCCCAGGTGGTTCCAGCAGCAAGGAGTTGCGCATGAGCACGAGGCTTCGGGGGATGATGCGGGCGGCGCTCGCCCTGGTCCTGTTGACGGGCGCCGGATGCGGACCGGGGATCATGGAGGACGTCCTCGAGGGCGTCGTCTACCCGGACCGGTATCCGGACCGACGGGACGACCGCCGCGGGTCGTACCGGGACGAGATCCGGGGCGAGGTGAGCGGCGTGGACACCCGCAACCGGCGGATCCACGTGCGGGAGAGGGACGGCCGCGGGGTGACGGCGTACTACGACGGCCGGACGCGGGTGGAGCACCGCGGCAGGGACTACCGGGTCTCCGCGCTGGAGCGGGGCGACGAGGTGTCCATCCGGGTGCGCCGCGACGGGCGGCACCTGTACGCCGACCACGTGTACGTGCGGGAGAGCGCGCGCGACCGCGGTGGGCGGGGGCGGGACCGCGACCGCGGCCGGGACGAGCGCCGCTACGTGGAGCGCGTGGAGGGGCGGGTGCAGAGCATCAACCAGGGGCAGGGCCGCATCCAGGTCCGCGACGAGCGCGGCGGGCGCGTGGTCGTCTCGCTCCCCCGCGACGCGAGCCGCGGGACGTGGGAGCGGTTCCGCCGCCTCCGCCGCGGCGACTACGTCCGGATGGACGTGGTGCCCACGGGCCGCGACCGCGCCGAGCTGTACCGGTTCCGCTGAGGCGGCCCGGCCGCGGGCCCATGGACCGAACAGGGAGACTCGCACGATGAAGCGTTCCGGCCGGACCCTCCGCTGGGCCCTCCTCCTGGGGCTGGTGCTGTCCGTCCCCGCATGCCTGGCGGCCGCCGCCGGTGCGGGTGCCGCGGGGGCGATCGCGTGGACCCAGCGGGGGGCGTCGTCCACCGTGGCCGGCTCGGTGGGCCAGGTGTACGAGCGGACGCAGGCGGTGTTCGCCGAGATGGGGATCACCCAGACCGGCCAGAGCTCCGACAGCCAGGGGGCCGAGCGCTCGCTCCGGGGCACGCGCGGCGAGCTGGACGTCACGGTGGCGATCGAGCGGGAGACCGACTCGACCTCTCGCGTGGAGGTGTACGCACGCAAGAGCGCGGTGGAGTGGGACCGGAGCTTCGCCCGCGACGTGCTGGCCCGCATCGTGAGCCGCCGCTGACGGCAGCCGGGTAGGGACGGAAAACGACGAGGCCCGGGCATCTGCCCGGGCCTCGCTGCTTTGCTGCTCCGCGGGGCAGAGGGGTCATACCGAATCCGGATGTATCGCGAGTGGTCGGCGGGGGGAGGCTCCTCGGGCGGTGCGACACCCGAAGGGACTCGCCAGAGCACTCGCCCGGCCGATGGAGCGAGAGGTAAGTGCAGCGCGGGCTCACACAGACGCACCGCCTGCTGAGCCTCCCCCCACCTCCCGATCACCCTCTCCGGCCTACCCGGTTTGGTATCAGGCCGCGGCCACGGCGGCCGCCTCCGCGCCCCGGCGCTTCAGCTCCACCTCCCGCAGCCGCCCGCCGACCCAGGCGTACGGCATGACCAGGAGCAGCGAAGCGAAGTGGAACCAGGCCGGCGCGGTTTCCCACATCGCGAGGGTGCCGGCCACGTTGAAGGCGAGCCCCAGGACCCCGAGCACCAGCGCGTGCAGCATGGGGCGCCCCGGCGCGAGCCGCGCGGCCAGGTAGCAGCCGGTGACGGCGAAAAGTCCCACGTACCCCATCATCAGCAGGAGCACCGGGACGTCGTCCACGCGCCCGGATGCATCGAAGGCCCCGGGAAGCGCGGCCCTCAGCACCACGTCCGCGCCCAGGGCGAGGCCGCCGATGAGGACGAATCCGACGAGGATGGCGGCGAGGCTCCTGAGCATGGCGGTCTCCGGGGCGGGAGCGGGAGCGGGGTGCGCCTGGGCGCGGGGAGGGCGATCCCAAGTTAGGGAGCGGAGGGTGCAGGTGCAAACCTTTCGCTCCGGGGGATAGCCCCCGCTACGCCCCGGGCGCGCTCCGCACGCGCATCCCGGCGCGCAGGTGCACGGGACCGTCCGCCGGGGCTCCGTCCACGACGCAGCCGGAGAAGGCCACCGGGAGCCCGCCGGCGCGGAAGAAGTCCGGACCGTCCTGCACCTGGAAGTGCAGGTGCGGCTCGGTGGAGTGCCCCGAGTTTCCGCAGAGTCCCACCACCTCGCCGCGCCGGACCGGGTCGCCCGGGCGGACGCGGACGCTCCCGGGGACCAGGTGCGCCAGGAAGCTGTGCTCGCGCCCGGCGTGGCGGATGGCGACCCAGTTGCCGCGGAAGTCGGCGGCGAGCCAGTCCACCCATCCCGTCCCCGGCCGGGGCGCGTCCCGCACCCCGTCGCGCACGGCGACCACGGTCCCATCGGCGGGGGCGAGCACCGGCCGCCCGTAGGCGTGGTAGTGCTCCGCCCGCGTCCCCGCGCCCGAGTGCCGCCGCCCCTCCGCGTCCGCCACCACGAAGTCGTAGGCGAAGCGCTGCCCGGCCAGCTCCCAGGAGTGGGAGGTCTCCGGGGTCACGCCGCCGTTCATCACCAGCCACTCCCCCTCGAAGGGGAGGGTGTACTCCGTCTCCTGCCGGTACGCGGCCGGATCGGAGACCACGCGCTGGCGTGCGGCGCCCTCGCCACGCACCTGGCGAACGACCTGCGCGAGCTGGAGCGGGTTGAGACACCCGAGCGCGGTCGAGAACTCGGCGCGCAGGACCAGCCCGGAGGCCCCGTAGCGCCGCGCCGGCTCTGGGAGCGGGAGATCGGGGTGGACGCCGGCCGCCTCTCCGGGTGGCTCCTCCCGCTGCGCCCGGCGTCTGCGGATCCACCGGGCCGCGTCCACGACGAGCGGCGCGACCAAGAAGAGCAGGAAGACGCGCAGGAACGCGGGCGCCCCGGTGAACGCGGGGAGCAGGCCGACGAGGCCGAGGAGCCAGAGAGCGCGCGCGGCGCGGTCGATCCGCACGGCGCCTCAGCGGGCGCGGCGGCGGCGCCCGCCGCCCGGCGAGACGTCGATCAGGAGGGCGACCACCAGTCCGACAATGGCGGCCGGCCCCCACTCGCCGCCGAACCAGTGCTGCACGGCGGAATACCAGAGCAGCGTCGTCGGCAGGAACAGGAAGCCGAGGACCGGCCAGAGGGGCGTGTCGAACATCCCCCGGAACCAGTCGGTCAGGAGCCAGAGCCCGAGGATCAGGCCGCGGGGGACGAGGAGTGCGAGGACGACGGCGAGACACGGCATTCGCGGGCCTCCGGTGGCGCGGGGTTCACGGCGGGCGCCGACGGCGCCGCTCCTCCCCCCTACGTGGACGCCGCCACGCGCGTTTCGCGAACCCGCGGACAGGAGAAAGGGCGCCCGACCGGAGAGGCCAGGCGCCCTGCGGAAGGCAGTTGCGTGAGGGATGCGAGCCCGTCAGGGGCGAGACCCGGGGCTGTTTCCGGGGCTCGCCTCCGTTGGACACGGTCGTATCGTGTCCTACGGCGCCGCAGCCCGGCCCCCGCGCCCGCGGGGGACACGCCCGAACCAGCCTGTTCAAACCAAAAACCTCAGTGGCGCACGTCCACCACCAGCCGCGCGGGGTTGGACAGCTCCTGCACCCGGTAGCGGCTCGGGGAGCCGACCCCCAGCACCCAGGTCACGTCCGCCTCGAAGTCGCAGGTCAGCTCCAGCTCCTTGAGCGCCGGCATGCCGAGCTTCCACTCCCGGTGGGTCACGGTCGCCTGCCCGGCCTCCGTGTGCGCGCGGGCGGGGGTGGTGCGCACCTGCAGCCACCCCTGCCCCGCCACCTGCGTGGCGTCGCCGGAGCCGCACTTCCGCACCGGGCTGTCCACGTACTCCAGGTGGTACCCGGGAACCCTGTCCCCCCCGAACTCGAACACCACCCGGTCGAACCCCGCGTGCCTCCCGGTCCGCACCGTCCGGAGCGTCGCCGGGCGCATCCCCTCGCGCCGCACCGACACCGTTCCCGCGGTCCACTCGCCGGGGCGGGCCGTCGGCGCCTGCGCCTGCCGCGGCGGGGCGGACGGCTGCGGCGCCGGGCGCGCGGTGTCGGCGGTGATGCGCAGGGAGTCGGTGTTGGGCACCCAGGGACGCCGGTCCATGGGCTCCGGCGGCGGCCGGAGGACCGAGTCGCGCGGGGCCGCCACAGGCTGCTGCGCCACGGACGCGCTGTCCGCGGGCCCGCCCTGCGGCTGCGGCGACACGCACGCCGCGGCCAGGATCACCGCCCCCGCCCCCACCCACCCGGACATGGCCGTCATGGTCACCCCTCTGCGTGGTCGGATGCCGCGGGGGTGAGGATCCGCTCCCCCCTGGCGTACACGTTGAAGCGGTTCTCCCGCAGGAATCCCACCAGGGTCATGCCCGCCTCGTCCGCCAGCTCCACGGCCAGGCTGGACGGGGCGGACACCCCGGCGAGGACCGCCACCCCCGCGCGCGCCGCCTTCTGCACCAGCTCGAAGCTGAGGCGCCCGCTCACCAGTAGCACCCGGTCGGCGTAGGGAAGTTCCCCGGCGAGGAGCCCGGCGCCCACCAGCTTGTCCATGGCGTTGTGCCGGCCCACGTCCTCCCGGGCGCGCAGCAGCTCGCCCGCCGGGGTGAAGAGCGCCGCCGCGTGCAGCCCGCCGGTGCGCTCGAACACCGCCTGCGCCTCGCGCAGCTTCGCGGGGAGGGCGAGGAGCGTCGCGGCGGACACGGCGGGGCCGGGGCCGACCGGCGCGCAGCCGTCGCCGCGGACGGCCTCGATGGAGGCCTTGCCGCAAACGCCGCAGCTCGACGTGGTGTAGAAGTTCCGGCGGAGGGAGTCCGGGTCGAACGAGGCGCCGGGGGCGAGACCGACGCTGACGACGTTGTATTCCTGGGGACCGTCCA is a window encoding:
- a CDS encoding DUF3568 family protein; this translates as MKRSGRTLRWALLLGLVLSVPACLAAAAGAGAAGAIAWTQRGASSTVAGSVGQVYERTQAVFAEMGITQTGQSSDSQGAERSLRGTRGELDVTVAIERETDSTSRVEVYARKSAVEWDRSFARDVLARIVSRR
- the fdhD gene encoding formate dehydrogenase accessory sulfurtransferase FdhD, which produces TEEPLEIRLGRPGEPAQRVSVTMRTPGADFELAAGFLFTEGVVRGPADVAAIRYCVDVELDGPQEYNVVSVGLAPGASFDPDSLRRNFYTTSSCGVCGKASIEAVRGDGCAPVGPGPAVSAATLLALPAKLREAQAVFERTGGLHAAALFTPAGELLRAREDVGRHNAMDKLVGAGLLAGELPYADRVLLVSGRLSFELVQKAARAGVAVLAGVSAPSSLAVELADEAGMTLVGFLRENRFNVYARGERILTPAASDHAEG
- a CDS encoding DUF5715 family protein yields the protein MPAPRILLLVPLAAGLALGPAVAEAQTLRGSRTSVDRAYRKAHDHELTFFTTGSGVRSAVSAGRLVRLQGDANYRLHEVSYPYALPATATFVTRLAAQYRAQCGEKMVVTSATRPKSFRLSNSVDRSVHPAGMAVDIRRPASARCGAWLRETLLFLEGKGVIDATEERNPPHFHVVVFPEPYLRYAGGASAAQPKSAKAGAPAKRTGAAAQPKASARTHKVRRGETLWDIARRHGTSVDRIKKENEISSSRILAGQVLQIPLD
- a CDS encoding M23 family metallopeptidase gives rise to the protein MRIDRAARALWLLGLVGLLPAFTGAPAFLRVFLLFLVAPLVVDAARWIRRRRAQREEPPGEAAGVHPDLPLPEPARRYGASGLVLRAEFSTALGCLNPLQLAQVVRQVRGEGAARQRVVSDPAAYRQETEYTLPFEGEWLVMNGGVTPETSHSWELAGQRFAYDFVVADAEGRRHSGAGTRAEHYHAYGRPVLAPADGTVVAVRDGVRDAPRPGTGWVDWLAADFRGNWVAIRHAGREHSFLAHLVPGSVRVRPGDPVRRGEVVGLCGNSGHSTEPHLHFQVQDGPDFFRAGGLPVAFSGCVVDGAPADGPVHLRAGMRVRSAPGA